The Candidatus Paceibacterota bacterium DNA segment ACGCTGGCCATTGACTCGAAGGCCAAGAGCATGAAGGCCGAGGGACAGGACGTTGTCGGCTTTGGCGCCGGCGAACCGGACTTCGACACGCCGCAGCACATCAAGGACGCCGCTGCCAAGGCGCTTGCCGCCGGCTTCACCAAGTACACCCCGGCGGCCGGTATCCCTGAGCTGCGCGCGGCCATCGCTGATAAGCACAAACGCGAGAACGGCCTCACCTACAAGCCTTCGCAGATCATCGTCTCGTGTGGCGGCAAACATGCCTGTTTCAATGTCATACTCGCCACCTGCGAAGAGGGCGACGAAGTCATTATTCCCGCGCCCTATTGGCTAAGTTACCCCGAGATGGTCAAGATGGCCGGCGCGAACCCCGTCATCGTCCCGACCACGGACAAGACTGAGTTCAAGCTCACTCCCGACGCCTTGCGCGCCGCCATTACTCCGCGCACGCGCCTGTTTGTGCTGAACTCTCCCAGCAATCCCACTGGCTCGGTCTATACTGCAGACGAACTCAAAGCTCTGGGCGATATCTGTGTCGAGAAGAACGTCCTCATCATGAGCGACGAAATTTACGAGCACCTGCTTTACGACGGTGCCACTACCAGGAGCGTCGCCAGCTTCTCCACGTCGCACTTCGAGCACACGATTATTGTCCACGGCTTCGCCAAAGCCTGGAGCATGACGGGTTGGCGCCTGGGTTGGTGTGCCGCGCCGGAGCCTATCGCCAAGGCCATGGACGCCGTCCAAAGCCACAGCACCAGCAACCCAACCAGCTTCGCCCAAAAAGGAGCCGTCGCCGCCCTCACTGGGCCGCAGGATCACCTCAAGCTCTGGCTGGCCGAGTTCAACAAGCGCCGCGTCTATGCTTGGACGAAGCTGAATAGCATCCCCGGCTTGAGTTGCGTAAATGCCAAGGGTGCCTTCTACCTCTTCCCGAACATCGTTAAGACCGGCCTGAAGTCCACTGACTTCTGCGCCCGGCTGCTCGAAGCCGAGAAAGTCGCCGCTGTGCCCGGCATTGCCTTCGGCGCCGACGATTACATCCGGCTCAGCTATGCCACCAGCATGGCTAACATCCAGAAGGGCCTCGACCGCATCGAGAAATTCTGCCGCAGTCTCGTGAGCTGACCCCGCTTGGAGATCATCGGCGCGCCCCGCAGGCCCCATGCTGCCCGCCCAGAAACCCTCGCGGTTGGACTTAAACCGCTGCCGCACCGTTGGCAGACGGCGGCCTCAGCTCACCACGTCCGAGTTCGACTGGGCCATGAGCCGGGCGCGGGCGGCCTCCATGTCGGCCCTGACTTGGACAATACGGGCACGAATCAGCTCGCGGTTTTCCTCTCTGGCTACGAGCAGTTCGCGGGTAAGTTCTTCGATACGCTCCTCGTAGGCGCGGTTCTGCTGCTGAATCTGCTGCTCAATGCGCGTCAGGCGCTGTTCGACCGCCATGGCTTTGAGCGCGACGACCTGTTGAGTTTGCAGCAACTGCGCCCGATCCCGTATAAGCTTCCTCGTGAAAGTTTGCTTCAGCCATTGGCCCAGTTGGGGTATCAAACCGGCGCGGATGACCGCCAGGGCTCGGTCGGCACGCTGCTCGGCGGCTAAAGCTTGCTGGCGCAGGGCCTCGGTTTGGGTTTGCGTGGTGCCGGCTGCTTCCATGCGAATCAGCGGGCTGGGGGGCGGTGGTGTGTGACCTTTGCCCGCGGTGGATTCGGCAGCGGATTGTGACGCCATAACCACTGTGTAGCCTGACGGAGCCTCCACGTCATTTGTGAGAAGCGCTGGTGATGGCACTGACCGCGCTCGCCC contains these protein-coding regions:
- a CDS encoding pyridoxal phosphate-dependent aminotransferase, which gives rise to MNYKISRRAASLSPSLTLAIDSKAKSMKAEGQDVVGFGAGEPDFDTPQHIKDAAAKALAAGFTKYTPAAGIPELRAAIADKHKRENGLTYKPSQIIVSCGGKHACFNVILATCEEGDEVIIPAPYWLSYPEMVKMAGANPVIVPTTDKTEFKLTPDALRAAITPRTRLFVLNSPSNPTGSVYTADELKALGDICVEKNVLIMSDEIYEHLLYDGATTRSVASFSTSHFEHTIIVHGFAKAWSMTGWRLGWCAAPEPIAKAMDAVQSHSTSNPTSFAQKGAVAALTGPQDHLKLWLAEFNKRRVYAWTKLNSIPGLSCVNAKGAFYLFPNIVKTGLKSTDFCARLLEAEKVAAVPGIAFGADDYIRLSYATSMANIQKGLDRIEKFCRSLVS